The following nucleotide sequence is from Roseivirga sp. BDSF3-8.
ATAAAGTCTGATAGAAAGGTTTAACTTTTTTAATGAGGCATGATTCATAATAGATCGAATTTTTGTCTTAGCTATAAAGCATCCATATGAAAAAAGACTATTTAAGTCTGTCTTTCAAGGTGTTCCATTAATAGTAAAGCAACTAACTTAAAGAGGAAATAATGTATAAGGATTTCGATTATGAATCATTCAAGTGGCAGGCTCGCAGAAACCTGTATAGCAATTGGTAACACTCCCCATCTATTAGACCACCAGTTTGTTAGTCTTAGTTGAATTAGGCAGCCGGTTTGAACAATTCGACAGCCAATACCCTGATGCCTTCTTTTGTTGTTATACTTCGATAAACCACTAACCCCCTATCTTTCCCTTTGGTATAATCTATCAATCGTTTTATTTAATGCAATGGCCGACCAGTCACCGATAATTTTCAATCGCTGGAAACATTACTGGCAGCATTACATAGCGGTGCTTAATGGGGAAGTACACATCTCCCCGCAGCAGTTTTTCCAGGGCCTTAAGCTTACCGGTGATAATCTGATGGATATGTACGAAGGTCCACTAACCGAGGGTGTCCTTCGGGAAGAGGTACTTGCCTGCCTGGAAGTGCAGGACTGTCTTGCTCCTCTTAAGTATGACGAATGGATAGGGCAGGGTAGGGGGTACCAGAGTCTTACATTGAGTGACGGCTCTCACTGGGTACTGCGGCGGGGCCATCATTGGGGAGCGTATATTCACATTCACCCCGGCCGCTACTCACCCCATACTTTCCGGGTTAAAAGCACTTCACTCAAAACCGCCACTGCTTTTCTTTTCCTACACCCTGATCAAAATGTACCTTCGCTTCACCTTCTCAATGATGTCCGGCAAAGATACCTAAACCTGTCTCCCTTAAAAGATGACCGGGCCGGGACCGCTATTTTCCTGCTGATCCAAAAGCTTCAGCGAGAAATCACTCCCTGATTCTAGTGTAATTTCCTGACCTATCAATTGTATAAATCTGGATAAAAATAAGTAATGAATTGGGGGTAAACCCTCAATTCAGATAATTGTATCTATCTTTTATTGGGCTTAATTATTTCATAAACTTTCAATTTTAACATAAAATTAACCTGACGCCAGTCCAGTGTAATTTGATTAAAATACAGGTTGTTGGTCGTAAATATTGTTAAATAAGGCTATAACTTCCAATAGGTCAATTTCAATAAGTATTAATCATATACTTACATTATATGTTATAACAATCATGGGGGTGTGTTAATGTTTTTTTTGATTGAAATTTGTAGTCGGGAAAGAGAAAATCTCACACTTATTCAATCTACTTATTATTTATGAAAAGTTTATACCAGCTAACCCGGCTATTTATGGTTGGTTTGTTGTTACTAACCAGCTATGTTTCACACGCTCAAACCGTGACCCGCAGTGGGAGTGGATTTGTTCTAAACGGAGGCTCATATCAGTTTATTGGTACTAACATGCGTGAGCTTGCCTACCAAAGTAATAGTGCCATTACCACCTACCTTACCGATGCACATAATGCCGGTAATAAGGTCATCAGGATTTACATCTCGCGAAATGATACCGATAAGTTTGGTGCTGCCTCCAAGCTTGGTAACCTTCTCAATCTTGCCAGTCAGGTGAGTACTGATCTGAGGTTTATCGTAGTGTTTACCGACTTTTACCAGTCCAGTAATCACTATGTTCCTGGTGATCAGAACTATTTCATTAGTGGTCTTCTTAAAAATGCCTCATGGTATGATTACGCCTATCAGTACAATTACCTGCCCTACGTACAGCATGTAGTGCAGCAGTACAGCACCGATAGCCGTATCTTTGCCTGGGAGCTTGGTAACGAGATTGCCAGTGAAAACACCAATAAAGCGTATATGCTTAATTTTGCCTATAATGTAGGTAGCTGGATCCAGAGCAACTCATCACAGATGGTGACCACAGGCTTCATTAATACCAGCCATGCCACCTGGAACGGATCATTCAACAGCACCACTGCTTACGAAGTCTATGTTTCTTATAATGGGCAGAGCAGCCCCTTCGACTTCGCCACCCTTCATTACTATGATGAAGACTTTGGTAATGGCGCACATGATAATGAGCTGAACTACCTCCGCTATAATGTAGGCAAGCCCTTTATTATAGAAGAAGTGGGCTTTACGGGTGGTCTTAAAGACCAGAATGCGACCGATTGCTATGGTATGCCCATATTCAGAGGCAAATACTGGTCTTACGGAGGCGTTACCCTTCAGGACGGTAAATCCAACCGTGGCCCTGCCATGCAGTCAGCCATAGATAAGTTCTTTAGCTTTGGAGCTGATGGTGCACTGTCATGGTCTTATGCTCCCTATACCTACGCTGTACCTTACGGTGATGCATGCCGTGGTGTAGACCGTGAGAACCATAATGATACCGACTTCTACGCCATCAAAAACTATCTGTCAGGCAAGGCGGCTGGCCTTCCTAATGGAGGTTCAGGCTCCCTTACCAATGTGGCTACCAGTGCCTCATTATGGTCTCAGACCAGCCAGTACAGCAGCACCTACAGCGGATGGAAGGCATTCGACGGGCTTACCAACACTAAGTGGACCACAGACGGCTCATACCCTACCAGTAGCTCAATAGTGCTTAACCTGGGCCGCAGCTATAACATCAAAAAGTTCACTATGAAGCACGCCTCTACCGGTGGCGAGTGGACCTCTATGAACACCGAGCGCTATTCGCTGCGCTTCTGGAATGGAAGTGCCTGGCAGGATGCCGTATATAACTACTACAACAGCGGCCAGCAGGGTACCACTTCTCACAATGTGAATATCAATGCGCAGTATGTACAGTTCCTGGTGCATGACCCGAACTTTGTGGGAGATAACTATGTGCGCCTGCCCGAATTTGAAGTATATGCCCCCAGCGGTAGCCGTGAAGAGATTATCACCACCACGGCCCCTCCCAGGGAGCTTACAGGTACCAGCCTTGTAGGTGCCTATCCTAACCCTGTGGATCAGGGCAAGGTTACCTTCACCATGCTGGCTGCAGAAGACGGTAAGGCCGTGCTTAACCTGACCGATATGCAGGGACGTACCGTCAGAAGCTTCAGCACACAAGTGACCAAAGGGGTGAATGACGTGTCTATGGACATTTCAGACCTGGAGACCGGTATGTACATTTACCATATTGAAGGTGAAGACAAGTCCCAGTCTAAAAAGCTGATTGTACGCTAAAAACACTACTATTAATAAACTCTTTCCTGTTAAAGCCTGTGGCATATGCTACGGGCTTTTGTTTGCTTACCCGACATAATAAAAAAAGCTGCTCCGGGGGAGCAGCCTCTTGTCATTAGAAGTAAACAGGTATTACGGCGTCCAGCACCAATTTACGGACTCAACGCACGTTTTAGGCTCCGTTTTATAATATACCCCACACGGGAAAGCAGTATTATCCGCACCGCCCCGTATGTCAGAGGTCCTGGCCTCAGTCACGAAGCTCTGAATTTTCAGATTAACAATGTTTAGTTTTTCTTTTTTCATAATCAATCAAATTTAGAAATGGATCAGGGCGTCCAGCACCAGTTTACCGTATCCTGGCATGTTTTAGGCTCCGTAGTGAAATAGCCGCATGTTCCGAATACATCCGTGGTTTCATTAGGGTCTCCGGGAAGCTCAGCCCCGCCACGTACCTTGCTGGTGTTCGTGATAAAGCTCTCCACCTTGAGAGAGACGATACTCAGTTTTTCTTTTTTCATAGTTGATTAAAAAGAGTTTAGTATTATTCCCTATTAAGATACGAAATTTAAACCGATAGTGAAACGCCACATTTCACTAATCATGTGAGGCTGGTACTATACTTTGATGATATATTATTAATACGTTCACATAGTAGGTATCTAATCCCCCTTCCCGGAGCATAGCCGCCAAGCTAAGCACTAAAATTCCCCTCCTCATTAGTAAGAGGACCAGTTATAAAACACGAATGTGTATTTTTCATCAGGAGGCCCGACTTTCGGAGGCCCGACTTTCGGAGGTCCGACTTTCGGTGGTCCGACTTTCGGAGGCCCGACTTTCGGAGGTCCGCAATTGGTGGTTATTTAGGGGCTGAGCTTGGATACCACGGCCCTGTATCAGGAAGTATTTTATGGAAGAAGAGACCTGCCCACCTTGATTAATATTATTTTTTCTGCTTATAATATTGTGCTAACTAAAAGCAGGCTTTCCTATATTATATACTGAGGTGCTTCACCACCCCTTTCATACAGAGTTGTGCTGGCTGCAGAGCCCCGCCCAGGTGAATACTACCTACTGATTCACCAGAATACCATCCTCAAATTCCTTCTCCTTTAACTTCACCAGCACCTTATGCAGCGTTTCTGCCGCCAGGCCATGCAGTACCAGGCGATAAGCTGCTGAGTAAGTGCTTACCGGCACCATAGGGTGCTTATTATTCACCAGGCCCAGGTGTGCCGGGCTATTCAAAATTTGCGATGTGTATATCGCAATCGTCTCATCCAGTTGCAGCGAATTTGACGCGCGAATAAAGTCATTCTTTGTCAGAAAAAACTGATAGAAAGGAGTGAACAACTCTATCGCCGAGCGAAGGTCCAGCACATTCGTCCACTTCTTCGGAAACTCAATGTGGTTAAATCTGCCCGGCGTGATCATATCCAGGTTAAGAGGCCTGCGCCCCTTTATACCCAGGTTTTTTTCATTTAGCGCACTGTTCAGTCTGATCACAAAGTTGTACAGGTTCAGGTCATGTTGCAGAAACAGATCCTCCTTTACCGCCTCGAAGTCTGCAGGTTTCAGAGGGCTGGTACCTACCTCTACCCCCTCTATATTTTTTGAGATAAACTGCATGATCTCACTCCCAACATGAAAGTGCCTGAAGATAAGCAGGTTCGCATCAGCACTCACAAAACGTCTAAGCCCCCAGGCCAGTATGCGGTGCAGTGCCTTCGAGCTGTTTGGCACCCCCGGCAGCACAAATTTGAAAACGTGTATAAAAAACATCGCTATCGCCGACCATACCCTGATAAATGGCTGCAGGTACCTCCGTGACATCGAGTCATTGTCCCGCATCAGCGCCCGCTTAGTCTCATCATTTAGCGGTATGCTGCTGTCCAGGTACATGGCCAGCCACGGATTAGGGTCCCGCTCATCATGCGTTTGTTGATCAAAAAGCTTTTCCATGTTCATCAGTAATTTCCTAGTTCCTCTAATTGCATCCGGTACAGGCGTGCCACCGTGCGGGCCGTTTTTACTATCTCTCCCGCCAGCGCCTGAGCACGTTCCTCATTCATACCCGGCATCTCCCACAGCGTATTTATCGCCTGTTCCAGATGGTGAAAGTGGTTCTCATCCGCCACCCCGTGATACGTAAAGAAAGACACCTGTTCATCAGTCAGCTCCAGTTGCTCCTGCATCATGCGGCCCCAGTTTCCCGCCAGCCGCTTACCTATTCCCTCTATAATGAACATAGCACCCAGCAGGTCTACAGGATTAGGCCGGCTTGCCCGCTGAAACATATAAGCAGAAAGCGCCTCACTGCCAATATTTTTCCTGCCCGTCCGGATAGCATCAGCCTCCTGGCCCAGCGCCATAAAGTTCTTTTCCAGCAGTTGGTAATCCTTATGCTCCGTAGCCGTATGACGGATAAACGCCGACCTCAGGTCAAAAAGGTCGATATCGATATGTGACGCCGCCCGGCTTATCCACTGGGAGCCATCGATCACCTGCTGCCGCAGATCATGCAGCAGTAGCTTATACCACTCCGGCGTCATATTACCCTCATGCATCATCCGGATCACCGGCACCTGCAGCAGGTTCGTTTCAAAGTCTATCCACACCCTTGCCAGATCCCGCACCAGCTTTTCATTTATCTCAGACGGCTTCAGTACCAGTTCAGGACTTTCCACAGGCCTTGGCGCGTATGCCTTTCTCTTTCTGTCAGTACCCATCACACGTAGCTGCATAAAAGAGGTGATAAACCGGCCACTCTCCGGTACCATACAAAGTATCCTGTCCCCCTCCTTCAGCTTACCTGAATACAGCAGTTCCTCCAGCATAATGTATATCGAAGCCGCCCCCGTATTGCCCTTCGTCTGCAGGTTGCTGAACCATTTGTGTTCAGGGATTGCCCCGCCGCCTTTACTCATCAGGTCCTGGATCGGTTTTTTAAAAAACTCCGATGAGTAGTGACAGCACAGCCAGTCCACCTCATCCGCTACGATCATGCCCTTTTCCATCAGATTGAAATAATGGCTCACGCCCTGCTGCACCACCTTGTCCAGCAGCCGGATATCCTGCTTCAGGTTCAGTGCCCCCTGCTGCGAAGCCGATTCGTAATCGGGATAGTCCAGCCACGTCGCGCTGCCGTTTCGGTTATCCCTCATACCCGTGTACATACAGGCCGGGTACGCATGAGCGTGCGAAGCCAGGTCTATCCAGTCCACCCGCAGCGAAAGCCCCTGCCTGGCAGGCCTGTCCTGTATCACAAACGCCCCCGCCCCGTCAGACAGCATCCACCGCAGAAACTCCGTATCAAAAGGCACCGACGTCAGGCCCTGTGCCTCAAAACGTGAGTGCTTAAACAAGCGGCTCGCAAACTCACTTCCTACGCTCAGCGCCGTGTGTTTCTCGCCCCCTTTTACCTGCAGGCAAGCATGCTTAAGAGCCATCATCCCACTCGCACACACACTCTGAAAGCTCGCCACCTCGCATGAATTCAGAGGCAGCTCCGCGTGTACCATACTCGCAAAGCCCGGCACCGGCAAGTCACCCTGTGTGGTGCCCGTAGCCAGTAAGTCCACTTCTGCAGGCCTTACGCCTGCCTTATCCATTGCCTCCCGGCAAGCCAGGGCAGCCATTTCCGCATTAGTATGCGTGCTCTCCTGGGTTTTATTCAAAGCATAGTGCCGGGTGCGTATGCCGTTCTGCTTAAGTATTTTGTCCTTTACACGGCTTTTCTTTCCGGCGATCAGCCCCAGGTAATCCTCCATTTCCTCGTTGCCGATCGGGCCATTGGGCAGGTAAGCCCCTATGGCCGTTATGTAGGCGGCGTTTTTCATGTTTAGTGGTTCTTATGGTTAAATAGTTTATTCCATATCAGGTCAGGCAGAAGCAAGGCAAAGCCATACGACCGGCTTGTACCCGTATGATGACCCGCGTGCCGGGAGGAAAACCCCAGCCATGCGCCTGTCTTTCCATTTCCAAAGCAGTAGTTCGAGTGGCCGGCAAAATTCAGTATTATGCTCACCAGCGGAAACAGCAGTATGCCCAGTGGAGCCAGCGGAAGCCAGGGCGCAATAGTAAGCGGGAGCGTGCTTAACAGGAAAGCCTCCAGCGGATGAAAACTGAAAACACTCCACGGCGTGGGAGTATGGCTCCTGTGATGCACATGATGAATATGCCGCATAAACCATCCCGTGTGCATCAGCCGGTGTATCATAAAAAAGTGCACCTCATTCCATAGCGTAAGTACCACCACACTATATAGCACATTGGCAGGACTATCAGGGAGTACCTGAATAGCTCCGTGGCGCAGGAGCCACACCAGCGGCAGGGCTGTGATCCCGAAAATAACGATAGATAAAAAGCTGTGCTTTAATTCATATGTTATCTGACCGGGAAAAGGTGGGCGATTGCTGATTTTAGTCAGCACCCCTTTCCTGTGCAGGCGCCGGCATGTACGAAGGAAAAAGTACCCTAAAGGAAAGTACAGGAACAAAAACCAGGCAATAGTCAGGCCCCATACCTGGTACCAGTTATACTGATATATTATATCCTGCGTAAGCTGTGTGAGCATCCGGTCTATAGCCTATTCTAAAAAGCCTGAAGCAATGTACATGAGACAGGCATAATAACGCGGGCAGATATCCATTATTACTTACATGCTTACCAGATAGCAGGTCCATAGCCGTCAAGCTAAGGATGTAAAGACCTGTAATTAGCTAGTAGTACAGCAATTCCCCGCCCAAAGGGCGGGGCCGACGTTAGAATTTGTCATAACTGGCTGCATAGAGATACATTCTGCAGGGGAATTGGTGGTTAACTTGACGGCTATGCCCTTGGGGTCATAGCCTTCCTGGGTCTTGCATTCAAGCTGGCGTCGCACAAGGCAGGCAGGCGCATAAATGTGATTTTGGAGCACTGAAATTAACGCCAGGGTGGGTGCAGTAAGCAGCCAGCCGCTAGCCATGTTGGTGCCATACCTATTCCTTTCTGTAAAGAAGTCAGCCCTCATCGCCTGATAAAGCCACTATTAACCGACCATAATAAGTAGCATCCTTGTAGGAAGAAATGGTTTGTAAGGTGATTCCTTTTGAACCACAATGGTACCACACCAGAAGAAAAGCCTAAGTCCCATCCTGGGCGACAACCTTTGTAGAAATATTCAAGACTCTGGCGAACCCATAGGTAACCCTAATGTGTTATTATTTACCCGTTTATTCCTTAGCTTGACAGCTAGGGGAGGGGGGAAGAGGCACAACGGCAGAGAGCTCATACCCTCAAGGTCCGGAGGAATTGAACAAACCTTCTAATTTCTCATAAATGCCGAGAAATGAAACGAAAACCCAAAAAAAATTGTATCTTTGTTACTTCCAATTAGGTTTAAAGTTCCTCAGGCTAATCCCTCCAAAGTTTTTTATACCATTGGAATTATCTTTCCGGTTTTAATTTTTTGAATCCTTTCGGTTTTGGTCGGAACAGGATTCTTTTTCGGTTAGGGCCGGACACCAAAATTAAGGGTCTTGAAAATCAGGGCCTGGTTTATCACTTATAAAAACATTTATGGCAGATACCTGGAGTAAAAAAGAGAAGCAGAAAAAGAAAGCAAAGAAGAAGGAAGAAAAAGCCGCCAAAAAGGCTGAGCGGAGAGAAAATGCCGCTGACGGAAATAACCTGGATGAGATGATGGCCTACGTTGATGAGTTTGGCAATATCTCAGATACACCACCGGACCCTACCTTTAAGAAGAAGGTGAAGAAAGAAGATATCCAGGTAAGTGTACCTAAGCAGGAAGATATCGAACCTCTTGATACAGTACGTAGAGGTAAGGTTACTTTCTTCAACGAATCTAAAGGCTATGGCTTTATTCGTGACATGGAAACTCAGGAGAGTATCTTTGTGCACATTAGTGACCTGGAAGACCAGGTAATGGAAAATGACCGTGTAAACTTTGAGGTAGAAATGACCCACAAAGGCCCCAACGCACGGAAGGTAACGCTGGAAAAGAAGTAATTCTCTACTCCTCAAGGCTATAAAATATTTAAACCCCTTTGGTACCGGTCCCACCGGTACAAAGGGGTATTTTTTTTACTTCACAGGAAAATTCACTTCCGTGATAAGCTCCTCATCAGCTGCCTCACCCGGCGTATTACGATATACCTCAAAAGGGTCCGTCTTTTTATTTTGCTTAAATTCCTTGTTGCGCTCCATTGAGTACAGCGTGCTCCACGCATTTCCCAGATGCTGGTAAGGCCCTACATGCGTAACCGTCATGATCTCTGTTTCAGGCACACTGCCGCTTGTCATACCATCCGGTAAGTCAGAAGGTATATGAGCCACAGGAATAGCCGCTGTATAAGCCGCTTTTTCATTAACCATATCAAAATTATGGTAAATGCTAAAGCTATTGCCTGCTGCCATTTCAGGCCGGTCTTTCAGATACTCTCCCAGTTTAGTGAAATCCTCCTCCATACTGGTCCCCATTTTATCCAGCGGGCACTCCCGGTGTATGCCTACATACTCACAGCCCGGGTACACCGTACGGTCCCCAAAGAGTAATTTTGAGTGTACCTCCCCATCCTCTACATATTCCTTCAGCATATTCAGGCCCCGCGTATAATCCATCCCTATATAAGCCTCCATCTGTTTTTTCATCCAGAACATGAAGAACGGCAGGCTGCTATCCATATACCAGGTCGCTTCCGTGCTGTTTTCCCCTTTTTCTTTTAGCTCAAAGCGTACCTTAGCCGTCGATTTCCAGGGCTTAAGAAAGGTCAGATCATAATTCACCCACTTATTTTCACGGCTATCCGTCACTTCCATGTTGCCGCTGCCTACACGCTTGCCTTCCCATTCATAAAATAGCCCATCGCGTTTCACCTCTACCCGCGCCTCAGGCTCCATAATAAGCCAGGGAGACCACGCCTGCATATGAGTTAAGTCTGCTACCGCTGGGTATACCTTTTCAGCCGGAGCATTGATAAGAACCGACCGCGCTACATGTATTTCAGGCATAGTATTATAAGGTTTGGTGAGTAGTGTAATGTAATGATTTTCAGGTTAATTTTCTTTAAAATCACCTCCTGTTTTAATCCCTTATACCGGTCAGGTACAATAGAAAAAGGCCGGCCAATGCCGGGCTTTTTATTCAAAAGAATGCTTTTATTCTCTTAGTGATGGTTGCATCTGTCAATGGCTTAGGTCATTGAGACAGGCGCCATCATAAAGCACGCATAAAGTTTGGAGAAAAGGACTTACTCATGCGACATTGCCTTCACATTCTTTAATTGAACCTAAAGACACAACATGAAAGCAGTACACTACCCCATCCTTTTCAAATACGCCCGACAGAGCATGGGCCTGAACCAGAGGGAGATGGCCGAGCGCCTTCGCGTACACCAAAGCACCATAAGTAAGATAGAAAGCGGCAGGCATTGCCCCCACAGAGGTACCATGATGGGCCTTGCGCGCCTGACCGGCCTCTCCATGCACCTGCTCACCCAAAGGGCAGCACACCATACCCGGCAGCAGGAATCAAACACAACCACCCCGGCCAACCGCCCCGCCATCAGGTTTAAACCCGCAGACCTGCAGGTCGCCCGGTTTCGCCAAAGCGAGCTGCGTAACAAGCTGAAGACCAACCTCTACCTGAAAGAAAAAGCCCTGCAAAGGCTACAGGCCCAGCGCTATATGCATGATCTGGCAGAGACTAATGCCCTGCAAATACTCAGTGAAGCACAGGAGATTACCAGTCACCTCCAACAGAATAATGCTCCCCCCGCCCTGCTGGCTACAGCCCGTAAAACACAACACGAGGCCGCCAGCCACCTGGCCCTTCTTCGAAAAAAAGCCATCCGAATACCCCCAGCCTACAAACTACTGCTTATGGAGGCAGAAGTGAGGCAGCTAAAAGCGAGAATAGAGGTACTTAGATTGGATAATGGGGAAGTAATACCGGTTGTCAACCGTTAAATAGCACCAGTCCCCGTCGTATGACGGGGCCCCCATCTGCAAGCACC
It contains:
- a CDS encoding T9SS type A sorting domain-containing protein: MKSLYQLTRLFMVGLLLLTSYVSHAQTVTRSGSGFVLNGGSYQFIGTNMRELAYQSNSAITTYLTDAHNAGNKVIRIYISRNDTDKFGAASKLGNLLNLASQVSTDLRFIVVFTDFYQSSNHYVPGDQNYFISGLLKNASWYDYAYQYNYLPYVQHVVQQYSTDSRIFAWELGNEIASENTNKAYMLNFAYNVGSWIQSNSSQMVTTGFINTSHATWNGSFNSTTAYEVYVSYNGQSSPFDFATLHYYDEDFGNGAHDNELNYLRYNVGKPFIIEEVGFTGGLKDQNATDCYGMPIFRGKYWSYGGVTLQDGKSNRGPAMQSAIDKFFSFGADGALSWSYAPYTYAVPYGDACRGVDRENHNDTDFYAIKNYLSGKAAGLPNGGSGSLTNVATSASLWSQTSQYSSTYSGWKAFDGLTNTKWTTDGSYPTSSSIVLNLGRSYNIKKFTMKHASTGGEWTSMNTERYSLRFWNGSAWQDAVYNYYNSGQQGTTSHNVNINAQYVQFLVHDPNFVGDNYVRLPEFEVYAPSGSREEIITTTAPPRELTGTSLVGAYPNPVDQGKVTFTMLAAEDGKAVLNLTDMQGRTVRSFSTQVTKGVNDVSMDISDLETGMYIYHIEGEDKSQSKKLIVR
- a CDS encoding 3-oxoacyl-[acyl-carrier-protein] synthase III C-terminal domain-containing protein; the protein is MKNAAYITAIGAYLPNGPIGNEEMEDYLGLIAGKKSRVKDKILKQNGIRTRHYALNKTQESTHTNAEMAALACREAMDKAGVRPAEVDLLATGTTQGDLPVPGFASMVHAELPLNSCEVASFQSVCASGMMALKHACLQVKGGEKHTALSVGSEFASRLFKHSRFEAQGLTSVPFDTEFLRWMLSDGAGAFVIQDRPARQGLSLRVDWIDLASHAHAYPACMYTGMRDNRNGSATWLDYPDYESASQQGALNLKQDIRLLDKVVQQGVSHYFNLMEKGMIVADEVDWLCCHYSSEFFKKPIQDLMSKGGGAIPEHKWFSNLQTKGNTGAASIYIMLEELLYSGKLKEGDRILCMVPESGRFITSFMQLRVMGTDRKRKAYAPRPVESPELVLKPSEINEKLVRDLARVWIDFETNLLQVPVIRMMHEGNMTPEWYKLLLHDLRQQVIDGSQWISRAASHIDIDLFDLRSAFIRHTATEHKDYQLLEKNFMALGQEADAIRTGRKNIGSEALSAYMFQRASRPNPVDLLGAMFIIEGIGKRLAGNWGRMMQEQLELTDEQVSFFTYHGVADENHFHHLEQAINTLWEMPGMNEERAQALAGEIVKTARTVARLYRMQLEELGNY
- a CDS encoding sterol desaturase family protein — encoded protein: MLTQLTQDIIYQYNWYQVWGLTIAWFLFLYFPLGYFFLRTCRRLHRKGVLTKISNRPPFPGQITYELKHSFLSIVIFGITALPLVWLLRHGAIQVLPDSPANVLYSVVVLTLWNEVHFFMIHRLMHTGWFMRHIHHVHHRSHTPTPWSVFSFHPLEAFLLSTLPLTIAPWLPLAPLGILLFPLVSIILNFAGHSNYCFGNGKTGAWLGFSSRHAGHHTGTSRSYGFALLLPDLIWNKLFNHKNH
- a CDS encoding cold shock domain-containing protein, producing the protein MADTWSKKEKQKKKAKKKEEKAAKKAERRENAADGNNLDEMMAYVDEFGNISDTPPDPTFKKKVKKEDIQVSVPKQEDIEPLDTVRRGKVTFFNESKGYGFIRDMETQESIFVHISDLEDQVMENDRVNFEVEMTHKGPNARKVTLEKK
- a CDS encoding GyrI-like domain-containing protein, giving the protein MPEIHVARSVLINAPAEKVYPAVADLTHMQAWSPWLIMEPEARVEVKRDGLFYEWEGKRVGSGNMEVTDSRENKWVNYDLTFLKPWKSTAKVRFELKEKGENSTEATWYMDSSLPFFMFWMKKQMEAYIGMDYTRGLNMLKEYVEDGEVHSKLLFGDRTVYPGCEYVGIHRECPLDKMGTSMEEDFTKLGEYLKDRPEMAAGNSFSIYHNFDMVNEKAAYTAAIPVAHIPSDLPDGMTSGSVPETEIMTVTHVGPYQHLGNAWSTLYSMERNKEFKQNKKTDPFEVYRNTPGEAADEELITEVNFPVK
- a CDS encoding helix-turn-helix transcriptional regulator → MKAVHYPILFKYARQSMGLNQREMAERLRVHQSTISKIESGRHCPHRGTMMGLARLTGLSMHLLTQRAAHHTRQQESNTTTPANRPAIRFKPADLQVARFRQSELRNKLKTNLYLKEKALQRLQAQRYMHDLAETNALQILSEAQEITSHLQQNNAPPALLATARKTQHEAASHLALLRKKAIRIPPAYKLLLMEAEVRQLKARIEVLRLDNGEVIPVVNR